The stretch of DNA TTTCATGATCCCTTAAGAAGCTCTCtcagaagcaataaaaaaagaaaatgaaatttataaTGCAGTTTCTCCACAACAGAGTAAGTGGAATAGGTAAAGACATGTCAAATTAACTCACACAAGCAGGAGGACCCTCCCAAGTCCCACCCAAAGCATTCACACTCTAGGACTTCAAAATAAGAAAGCCATTATGGAATTTAagacaaaagtaattttattgtCTACCAAATCacaccttgcttttttttttcttttacatattccaaaacaaatgaaagaatttttaaaatgtaatattatgTAAAAACCCATTTGCCACAAACTACTGTACTCAGTGGAACAAATATATATTTCAGGAGCGTGGCCAATTGTAAAAATAATCCTATGATATAAACATTGTtcataaaaatacagtaaaatgcaCTTCCCCCACCTCAATAAATACACTTTAACGCTGTTTCTAGTTGGCATTTTAAGCCACTAGAGAGCTCTTAATGAAGAAACCGTCAAAGTATAATTTCTCCTTATGTACTTTTACAATTATTGCAATAGCATCCAGAACTGTAAGCATTTTCCTTGTAGTCCTTTCTTTCTACCTTCAGGGGAATCACAGACAGGAGAAAAGATTTATCTATAAAAATGTGCTACTCCTATATTGATTCCcactttggaaataatttttaaggttttctttcttttcactaaGAAATAGTCCATAGAACAAACTGTTTCAAAAAAGAATTCTCCAGAATTACTCAGAAAATTAAAGTCTATTGTCCAGAGTTGTAGTTTTGTTTTCAATCCctgtttattatatttaaaattaaaaattaaacagttatGTTAgataaaaatagaagttttagAACATCTTTAACAACAACAGCTAGGATAAAGGTTttgttagaaaaaagaaaatctcaccCTTTTTACAACTCTTGCAAATTTTTAAATCCAAGTATTGACTTGAATTGTAGTTCTGCTttccatgcacacacaaaaacacacaaTTATATATACATAGATCCCTGATTAAGACATTTTCCAAATGGcttattaaaaatgtgaaagtcaATTTCAACTGAAGTCACATTTTGTTTGTCCAAAGCACACTCATTTCTTCAGAAGACgaatatttctcttcctttcccatgATGCTTCCTTAGAGGTTCTGTCTGTCTACCTGTGAACGAATCAGTATTTTACACATCACACAGCTTGTGACAATAAGTTAAATACTACTGTGCCCAGTGAATGagtgccttttaaaaaacaaacaaacaaaatcaactcTGCTTCATGGCTGAGGCCATGGCTAAGAGGCTGACAGGCTTATCCTTTCTATGCTGGCCTCCTTCACTTCCATTCATTAGCTGTTTTCTGAAGCATACAAAGACTGGTGTATTTGGCATACTTGAtggaacagaatgaaaacaacaacaaaaacctatTAAAACTCTTTGTGACTTCTCAGATTCATTGCATCACCTACAGCTCTTCCATTTCAAAGTGTGTATTAAAGCTGTTTGCCATGGATGTATGTTCAAAGATCCTTGTCAGGCTTGGTTTCACTAGCTCCACGGAATGACATGACAGCTGCTGCGAGGTATCACTCTTCAGGGCCATGATCTGATCCGCCCCAGGATCCCTTCTGTCATAGTACAGAGCCCACAGCAAAGTAATAGTGAGGATCATAGCCAGGATCTGCGTTACTCCAATAGAGATTCCTAGAAATCTCAGCACTTGCAATTGCTTCGTCCCTCTCAAAAAAGTGTACATTTTTTTACCGCATCcctatgaaacaaaaataatttttaaaagttagtcAATATTAATTGGCTTGCAGTTCCCAAGCTTTAGCTCATCCTACCTAGTGCTGGCTTTTATGGCTCCCCAAAATTTCTCTCTCACCTCCTCAAACaatactttgaaaattattttgcctaCTTTTTAATCGCTTCCATAATGCCATCTTTAATTTTTCTCATACACTGAGAGTTCACTGCATGTAACAAGCTCCAAGAGATCTGTGCTACTCTTCAATTCAGAAATCACTCAAAGTTGATCTGAGTTCCTATCAACTatcactgatttttaaagaagCTCAACTGGTTTTGCAAAGGCTTAAAAGCCATTAAATCCTCTTAATCATCTTGTCTCTCTCCTTAAATTGCAGATCTTCAAGGTTGTTGATTATTTTAAACTCTTTAGATTTTTTCTACAAATAATACCACGATCTGAAGTTAAAACACTATTCTAGGAAAGATCTACAGACCTGCATAACCTCGTCAGTGttttttcccaccttttctcTTTTAGTGTTTTATCTGAACTCGTATGCCAGTTTAATAGTTCTGCAGAAAATCCCTAGGGAGTAGAAAAAATCATTACATTCCAGATACCGCTTGAGTAAGGAGCATTGAACAGAATAACCTGTAACAGATGACTTCTGACAAGTTTCCAGAACGCAGTAGGTACAAACAGACTTTCTTTAGTACTTAATGGTAATAATACCACATACATGTGGCATTACTCTTGCTTTTTATTCTTGAACTAGAAGAATCTCCTCATTGCAAAAAGCATATCCACTTATGCTAGTTACACTCCGCCTACCAACCCCATCCAtagactgtattttaaatttaactgaCTTAATTTCTGATCTGAATGTAGAAACTTCCCTGCCAATTATTATGATGGTATTATACCAAGAGCCAGTTTTGCCTCCTATCTTGTACTGGGCTGTTGCTACTTAAAGCACAGTAATGTCCCAAACTGGTGTGAGAGTAGCTGTAACAACCCGCCCTGCATCAGGCTCTGCACAAACCCAGGCAGGCAGCTAGACCCTCCTCCAAAAAGCTGACCATCCACACACTGTATTAGAAAGATGGTCACATACACCACCTCTGCAATTATttacagaataataataattattacttACACAGAAAAAGTCTGATGAAAACTTTGTTAAAACACCACAGGTTGAGGTTTCCCAGAAATGGAAATTTAGCTTTTTCCAAACCATTAGCGCATGCTTCACAGTTTGCTTACGTGGCCAACTAATTACTGTACAAGGCTTCAGGAAAGCTCCCAAGCCCTCGTAAGGCAGCAAGGATCCAGTGCAAACACAAGCTTGTTGCTCAGGAAAGGTGATGCCCAGTCACAGAAAGGATAAAACCTTGAAGAGAGGGCCCCTAGCTACTCTGGCCAATGCTTATTCTCTATTCTAAACTTTGCAGGGCTTCACAGTACAAAAATCAAAGGAATACAGCCACCAAGGACAAATTCATAGTAACAAACTGAATGGGATAACACCACGAATACTAACAGGCAGCAGTCCCAGAAGACAACATCAGGAACCCATCAAAATGGGCACTGtcttcaaaatgtcatttttgcatttatatCCTTACTACATATTTCTTACagcttttctatgaaaaaaaagcaattgatCGAAGTGACAGAATCTGAAGATAGGACATGATAAATAACACTTTTCAATCACACTGAAATTCCCCAAAGCCAACAATTTAAAATGCTACAGTCCTGGATGTATTTGATGAAAGGCCCGATTCCTGCCTCACACACAAAATTTTCACTGCAGTCAACAGACTTTTGTCTAGGatctaaataaaattaatgtacTATATGATAATCGTATCAGAATAAGTTAAAGGATCTCAACGTCTTTGCTCCATTCATCATTTCACTGTGTCATTTTCTAAACATTAACACAGTTAAGACACAGAACAAGGAGTAAATGTGGATTctttgaaatttgaaaagaaaaaaaaacactgtaGCAAAAGCAATGTAATTGAACTTGATGAGGAACAAAAATTGTCACTTTGGTGTCTCTCTTTCTTCAACTAGAAGACAGTGTTGTAATTATACTACTttccaaatttgtttttaattacagagAAACTGGCTGCATTTTAATACTTTTGATAACTTTAAGGGATGAAGGTGCATGCTGGTCACAATTTAAAAATGCTCAACCACAGCAGTATTCAAATTCAGTTCATTCGCTGCCTAGAGGAAACATCCATTAACAGAGAGCAATAACATTAATGCCTACATCTCCTGCAGTACAGACACATAACTGAGACAAATTATGCCCAATCTAGATAGACTGCCTCCCTCCATTTAATGATGTTCTTACAGTTCTGCTCTAATACATGTTCAAAATCAGTTTCAAAATTGAGAAATATCCAGCCACGGCTGTTATCCTCacatttatgcattttatttctgcttatgCAACACATTCATAGTTGGTAGCGTGCAATTAAAGAGTAAATAAATATACTTTCCTCGGCAAAAGTAAAAGTTTGTCACTGAACAGGGAGCTCTTGTTGACAACTCAGAAATAGTATAAAACTTCGCAGCTATCATTTAGAAGAATTAGCTTGAAACTCCTACAGAGCTATGGATTAAAGGCCTGATCCATATTTACTACAAAAgccattttatattttcagtcttaaaatggaaacaaagcatATATTTCTGATTTACTGCAGCATCATAGAATAAGGACCAGATCTTAAATAAGGCACTTCTCAGAGTAGAAAAGATAAACCATCAGTATATTCAACAGATCTGCTGTATACTCAAATTTTGAGTATACTCAAAATTAtgctagaaaacagaagaaaaaatattgaacatgagattttaatttttctgaagatATCAACTCCTACCAATCATTTTATTTAGGCTACAGTTCCCAATCACAAGATGGGCAGAGCTCCTTCCCCTTGTCCTCAGACCACAACAAACCTCCGAGGCCACATCGTCATCCGACACACTTCCCTCACAACCACGTTCTTTCTAAGGTTAGTCTGTTCCATGAACTGCACCACAGGTGAAGCTCGTCCGAATAAAAGCAGTCCAAGAAGACTAACAcatttgaaaaacagctttcaaaatccAGCAGGGGAAACATGATTCCTGCCAAAAATACTCTCAAGCAGAACTGTAAGCAAGCCACCTTTATTTCTACCAAAATTGTATTGCGAAGGATTCCAACTTCGACTACAGAAAGCTCTGAGATCCCAGCAGAAAATTACAGCACAGCTacaacaaaacaattttattaatCCTACCCAAACCaaacttcagttttctgaagtACTACAATGAATTTTTCTGAAGTACCAGAATGGACTTGCGAAGCATTTACACAAGCCAATTTTAGGCTAGTGAGGCTAATCTCATCAGGCTCCCTCTCAAACCACCAGACTATGTGAGTTTGTTTTGAATCACTTTctaaaaaagcttttctccttcAACTCTCCAAAGCAGAACTCAGACAGATTAGCCTTGCAAGTGTAAGTTGGTTTTGCACGATATTGATAAACATATTAGCAAGTATACTGTACGAGCCTGTGAGACAACCCACAGGCAAgcaccatggaaaaaaaatgttttgccaaCGGAATATTTTACATATCTCAAAGAGCAACAGAGTATTTTTGTGGCTGGTAAAACAGAACACAGCCTGTCCCTTTTTGGAATGGATTCTGCAGtagagaatgaaaaataaatttttgctaGGAGCTGAATCCATCCAAAATGCTCTGGGGTATGGTAGGGGAAGAACCATAAATGTGCCCTTTAggtttcttccaggaaaaaagccAGGCAGCCTTTCTTTTTACCAAGTTGGTCTTAATACAGCCCTTATGTTCTACACCATCATCATCTTTGGCTATTCATTTCCTCCAAGTAGAACCAAAAGGACCTGAACATACGAAGTGCGCAGAGATGCACTTTCCTGGAATACGGTTGTGGGAACGAAATGTTAGCAGAAGAGATGACATGAGAAAACCTTGCAGTTTTGTCAAGACACTCCAGTGACTAGTAGTCcttttcagaaatttttcagCTTCCTGAGCTCAAAAATTAGTTTTTCATTGAGTGACACTGTTTACGTGCTCTTGCTTTTTCACATAAACAGGAAGGATGCTCGGGGCAAATGAACATTCTGCAGCTTCTACACATTTGCACTCCTTGAGGGCTCTCTACGGCAGAGTTGGTCTGTACAGTATCAATACTGGCACAGTATTACAAAAAGCAAGCATTATTGCAGAGTGAGTCACAGTTCTTTCTCCTTCAAGAATGTGAGAGAGACTGGCAGGCCCCAGAAGAAGCCCAAATGGCTTTCCCATTCAGAGACTGACACTTCTTAAGTGTAACCAGTGCTGCAAGCCTTGCCATAAGGCAGGAGAGGCTCTACAACTAGCTGGTAGAAAGAAAACAGCCTCTGCTGCTGTCTTTAAGGTTCCCTAGCACAGACCAGCCTTCTGAGGCACCTGCCTTTTGGCAGCTCTATCTTCTCTCTTCCTCGTGGAAGTACACAAGGCCTAGGATGGATGTCTGAAAGCCCAGAATAGATTACGTAATTTCTGCTCATAGCGTCAATGCCATACAAATCTAGCAAATCACTCCATGTCAGTGATGCCACTTCCCCAAAACTTGATTGTTTCCTGGCAATAGCTAATATTCATCTTGGCTTGTTTATATACTGAATGTCCTCTGCTTCAGAGGTGTCTCTCCATAACTATGGAACAAGAGCCGCATAGTAGATACTTCGTAGGAGTCATGAACAGCAGTAAGAGACTGGGACAAGATAAAACAGTTCTTTGGGTGCTCTTCCATAATGCAGAGTTGCACTGTCCACTGGAGAAATGTTCATGCTGCAGCATCCGAAAGCACGCTTCTCAGACCCACCCTCCTTCCTGTGTACCCTATATTACTCTTAAAGCAAGCAAATGAAGAATGCACCTCTTCTCAGATCCTCGTAACTACTTGACTGAGACATGCTTTTTGTTGCTATTGGACTACCTGAACTGTTGGTCATTCTGATATTACTGAATGTACAATTAGAGGTCTTCAGAGGTCTGTTAGCATAAAAAAATAGCAAGTAGCAAAGCAGTCTCCAGATAAAGGTAACTTTAGACAACATTTTTGTGAGAACAGTTAAAAGAGTTTTAGTAGAGAACATATTTACTTGTTTTTGTAATTTTCACCCTAAGAACAGTAATGACTTGCTACCATGATCACCTCCCTTACCTACTTTGAGTTCAAATAAGCCCCTCCTACTTttaaggttgggggttttttaattcttttaaaatagtaatcATACTGTAATGTAGAAGAGTTAGAGAAAAAGACCATTTTCACACAAAGTTTCTATACAGGCTCACAGTAGAGCAACTGAATTACCTGCCTCCTTGCATGAGCCCTGTTAGCGAGAGAGCTCTCATCTTCTAAAGGACTTCTAAAGGAATTTCTCTTAGTTTGGCAAGCTGAAGACAGGACATTACACCAAAACAAAATTTGCTccaatcaaaaaataaaaaaattaatctccaaCCTAACCAATATAAAACAAATACCTCAATGTTTAAGCACATCTCAGATGTTAACTGCATTGCTACTAACTTATCTCACTTCCAGGTAAGGGTAGCTGGGTgggttctttctttcttccttcctccccccacttcagcattaataaaaaataaacataaacaaaCACAATAAACACTTTCCACAAACACGATTACTCTACAAACCTTTCTGCCACACTGCAAGTGTTGAGTTTGGAAAATGACTGGATCAGGAAGACTTTACAAAGCCTTCCAAAATATCCACAATTTTTCTTCTTACCTCCTGATAAAGGTCACTGAGATCCTCATGATGTGCCTGCTTAGAGCATCCTGGGAACTCTCTGACACAACAGGAGTCAGGCGGCCAGTCCATCTCTGTCATTTCCAGCCAGTCTGTGAAGTACACCACCCCACAACATTTAAACTGCAAAGGAAGGATTAGCCAAGATCAGCAATAATGATGCTACTTTTATGAAAAAGTAGGTCAtcaaaaaagctaaataaattcctattaacaactttcaaaatatttatgtagGACTAAAAACATCTACAAGAGCTTCCACATATCTTCTTTTGCTGTACTTTGACACAAAAGCAAGGTGAAAAATCTAATGTAGTGACCAGTGAACACCTCAGAAACAGCCAATGATACCGCTCTGTCATTTAAATCCCAACTGCTCCCTCAAAGGATGCTTCACAGAAATTGTCCTATCCTGTAATTCTGCTATCCTTACTACAAGGAACTAACACATGATCATTTCATGTCAAAAGGGTGACTAATGAGTAAGTATACCTGTGGCTGAAGGAAGTAGTAGGAAATTATGATTAAGGTCTTACTAGTGAGGACTATTCCTGCAAGGCTACAACTGTGGACACATCTATTGAAAACTAGATGAGAAAAAGCATAGATTCAtctgaatacagaaaaaagaagagaagatttTAAAAGTGAGCAAAAATGTATAGAAATCAcaaacactgaaaggaaaaaggaaaatggaacaaAGGGGTATCACACTAAAATAAACACTGCAATAGAATCAACCATAAAAGCAGGAAGTCTGGCTGCAAAGCAGATGAGCCATAATTGGCTATAAAAACCACCAGGACTAACAACCTGTCTTCTCTTCTGCAAAGCACACCGAGAGATTTAAAGCCAAACGACCAGCCTACTACATTCCTAGCTGCTTTCACATAAAAAAGGGCTGAAGCAGCTACATTAGATTTTCTTTGGCATTGGATGGGGACTTGATATGACTGAAAAGCAGCCTTGCTGCAGGAATAAGATGGTGCTTTTTTCTGTCTGGATGTTCTCCAGTACCAGCCTGAGTGTTTGTAACTCATCGCCTGGTTCCTTTGACCCACAGGCTTGGGAACATTTGCCCCCCTTACACGCTTCAGAGCCAGAGTCCTGTATACCACACCACTACTCGGTCACAATCAGTGCCCAGACACCACGTCGGCACACACCATGCCTTGACTTCAGCCGTCCTCTTCCAAATCtcacttcttcctttttcacCACAGCTTTAATGTCTCTGTTTTTATCAGTTTGTCAGTCAGTCAAAATCCTCCCAACACGGGACCTTCTATGTATGGAAAGCTCAAGCTTTGGCTCCTCATTGTAGTTGCAAAGACCACCTCATTAAACATCCTTTTCTTACTCTCAaatcttttcttccccccactcAGTTCTTCCTTCCTGACTTCAGTTGACCCTTCCCATCTTCCTTAGCATAGTCACAACTCTGGTATTAGACCAGCAAGGGCACTGGGGGGAAAACACACTTCCCATCTCTCTCAGATGTTAAAAGATACAGAAGAGCGAGCACAAAGCTGATCAGGCTGAATCTTTGGGAACAAAACTGTAGTtacaaattttttctttaggaaagtaACTGTAATGCTGACTGAAGAAGGGCCCCAAGCATAATGCTCATTCAGGCACAA from Harpia harpyja isolate bHarHar1 chromosome 6, bHarHar1 primary haplotype, whole genome shotgun sequence encodes:
- the TSPAN12 gene encoding tetraspanin-12 isoform X4, coding for MVSLSTSHKLMSISILGVSAWMRDYLNNVLTLTAETRVEEAVILTYFPVVHPVMIAVCCFLIIVGMLGYCGTVKRNLLLLVWYFGSLLVIFCVELACGVWTYEQEITVPVQWSDMITLKARMTNYGLPRYQWLTHAWNFFQREFKCCGVVYFTDWLEMTEMDWPPDSCCVREFPGCSKQAHHEDLSDLYQEGCGKKMYTFLRGTKQLQVLRFLGISIGVTQILAMILTITLLWALYYDRRDPGADQIMALKSDTSQQLSCHSVELVKPSLTRIFEHTSMANSFNTHFEMEEL
- the TSPAN12 gene encoding tetraspanin-12 isoform X5, with the translated sequence MEQLMSISILGVSAWMRDYLNNVLTLTAETRVEEAVILTYFPVVHPVMIAVCCFLIIVGMLGYCGTVKRNLLLLVWYFGSLLVIFCVELACGVWTYEQEITVPVQWSDMITLKARMTNYGLPRYQWLTHAWNFFQREFKCCGVVYFTDWLEMTEMDWPPDSCCVREFPGCSKQAHHEDLSDLYQEGCGKKMYTFLRGTKQLQVLRFLGISIGVTQILAMILTITLLWALYYDRRDPGADQIMALKSDTSQQLSCHSVELVKPSLTRIFEHTSMANSFNTHFEMEEL